Proteins from one Choloepus didactylus isolate mChoDid1 chromosome 4, mChoDid1.pri, whole genome shotgun sequence genomic window:
- the LOC119532868 gene encoding olfactory receptor 11H6-like, giving the protein MISNHTEFYGAYLEYSALKTNKISNVNNCSSSVTQFIFLGFPCTWEIQILLFSIFSGTYALTLTGNLCIICAVGWDHHLHTPMYILLANFSFLEIWYVTSTVPNMLANFLSQTNTISFSGCFLQFYFFFSMGTTETFLLSTMAFDRYLAICRPLHYPTIMTAQCCIRMAACCWVCGFLYFLLPVYLISQLPFCCPNKIDHLLCDPGPLLKLSCAPAPATEIICTIFNSVLIFSTFLFITGSYTLVIRAVLRVPSAEGRRKSFSTCGSHLAVVSLFYGSIMVVYVSPTSGNPEGIQKILTVFYCVLTPLFNPLIYSLRNKEMKEALRKLFSTIRFIQ; this is encoded by the exons ATGATATCCAACCATACAGAATTTTATGGTGCCTACCTTGAATATTCAG cattgaaaacaaataaaatttccaaTGTAAATAATTGCTCCAGTTCTGTGACTCAATTCATCTTCTTGGGCTTCCCTTGTACCTGGGAGATTCAGATTCTCCTCTTTTCAATCTTCTCTGGGACCTATGCCCTGACTCTCACTGGAAACCTGTGCATTATCTGTGCTGTGGGATGGGACCAccatctccacacccccatgtacatCCTGCTGGCCAATTTTTCCTTCCTGGAGATCTGGTATGTCACCTCCACTGTCCCCAACATGCTAGCCAACTTTCTCTCTCAGACCAACACCATCTCCTTCTCTGGATGCTTCctccagttttatttcttcttctccatgGGCACCACTGAGACATTCTTATTGTCCACCATGGCCTTTGACAGGTACCTGGCAATCTGCAGGCCCCTGCACTACCCCACCATCATGACAGCTCAATGCTGCATCAGAATGGCAGCCTGCTGCTGGGTGTGTGGCTTCCTGTACTTCCTCTTGCCTGTTTACCTAATTTCTCAGCTCCCATTTTGTTGTCCCAATAAAATTGATCACTTACTGTGTGACCCAGGACCACTTTTGAAGTTGTCCTGTGCTCCAGCTCCAGCCACTGAGATCATCTGTACCATCTTTAACTCAGTCCTCATTTTCTCCACCTTCCTCTTCATCACTGGCTCTTACACTCTGGTGATCAGAGCTGTGCTGAGGGTCCCCTCCGCAGAAGGCCGGCGAAAGTCCTTCTCCACTTGCGGTTCTCATCTGGCTGTGGTGTCCCTGTTCTATGGCTCCATCATGGTTGTATACGTGAGTCCAACATCAGGCAATCCAGAAGGGATCCAGAAAATTTTGacagtattctattgtgtgttaACACCACTTTTCAATCCTTTGATCTATAGTCTCCGGAATAAGGAAATGAAGGAGGCCCTGAGAAAATTATTCAGTACCATAAGATTCATTCAATAG
- the LOC119532869 gene encoding LOW QUALITY PROTEIN: olfactory receptor 11H6-like (The sequence of the model RefSeq protein was modified relative to this genomic sequence to represent the inferred CDS: inserted 1 base in 1 codon) produces the protein MISNHTEFYDAHLESSALKTNKISNISNCSSSVTKFIFLGFPCTWEIQILLFSIFSGTYALTLTGNLCIICAVGWDHHLHTPMYILLANFSFLEIWYVTSTVPNMLANFLSETNTISFSGCFLQFYFFFSMGTTETFLLSTMAFDRYLAICRPLHYPTIMTAQSCIRMAACCWVCGFLYYLLPVYLISQLPFCCPNKIDXLCDPGPLLKLSCVPAPATEVICAVFNSVIIFCTFMFITTSYTLVIRAVLRVPSAEGQRKAFSTCGSHLAVVSLFYGSIMVVYVSPTSGNPEGIQKIVTLFYSVLTPFFNPLIYSLRNKEMKEALRKLFRNVRFIQRPGRPP, from the exons ATGATATCCAACCATACAGAATTTTATGATGCCCACCTTGAGTCTTCAG cactgaaaacaaataaaatttccaaTATAAGTAATTGTTCCAGTTCTGTGACTAAATTCATCTTCTTGGGCTTCCCTTGTACCTGGGAGATTCAGATTCTCCTCTTTTCAATCTTCTCTGGGACCTATGCCCTGACTCTCACTGGAAACCTGTGCATTATCTGTGCGGTGGGGTGGGACCAccatctccacacccccatgtacatCCTGCTGGCCAATTTTTCCTTCCTGGAGATCTGGTACGTCACCTCCACTGTCCCCAACATGCTAGCCAACTTTCTCTCTGAGACCAACACCATCTCCTTCTCTGGATGCTTCctccagttttatttcttcttctccatgGGCACCACTGAGACGTTCTTATTGTCCACCATGGCCTTTGACAGGTACCTGGCAATCTGCAGGCCCCTGCACTACCCCACCATCATGACAGCTCAAAGCTGCATCAGAATGGCAGCCTGCTGCTGGGTGTGTGGCTTCCTGTACTACCTCTTGCCTGTTTACCTAATTTCTCAGCTCCCATTTTGTTGTCCCAATAAAATTG CACTTTGTGACCCAGGACCACTTCTGAAGTTGTCCTGTGTGCCAGCTCCAGCTACTGAGGTCATCTGTGCCGTCTTTAACTCAGTCATCATTTTCTGCACTTTCATGTTCATCACCACCTCCTACACGCTGGTGATCAGAGCTGTGCTGAGGGTCCCCTCTGCAGAAGGCCAGCGAAAGGCCTTCTCCACTTGTGGCTCCCATCTGGCCGTGGTGTCCCTGTTCTATGGCTCCATCATGGTTGTATACGTGAGTCCAACATCAGGCAATCCAGAAGGGATCCAGAAAATCGTGACATTGTTCTATTCTGTGTTAACCCCGTTTTTCAATCCCTTGATCTACAGTCTCCGGAACAAGGAAATGAAGGAGGCCCTTAGAAAATTATTCAGGAATGTAAGATTCATTCAGAGGCCTGGAAGACCTCCTTGA